From Levilactobacillus zymae, a single genomic window includes:
- the aroA gene encoding 3-phosphoshikimate 1-carboxyvinyltransferase: MIKTLMRRPTTGLHGTSTVPGDKSISHRGLILGAISTGTTRLTHFLTAADCLSTLNALRALGVPIQRDGTTVTVTGQGLHGLRAANQPLDMGNAGTATRLMTGLLAGQAFDATLVGDASLSQRPMARVQQPLATMGAQIDLTAGHLPMQIHGRALHATHVEMQVASAQVKSALILAALQADGPSTIVEKLPTRDHTERLLRAFGGELTTTADGRTITVQPQPHLTGQTITVPGDVSSAAFFLTAASIVPGSQITLKDVGLNPTRTGIIDVLQRMGGHLDIRLTDQPGEPLGDITVSAAQLHPIQLTAADIPAVIDELPLVALLAATADGVSEISGAEELRVKETDRIATIVTELRKLGVRITEKPDGFIIDGRPAWRVSAAQFDSHGDHRIGMMMAIAALRLTTPTTLADAGAINISYPSFFDDLTHLTTETEAAHA, encoded by the coding sequence ATGATCAAAACATTAATGCGCCGGCCAACGACCGGTTTACACGGTACCAGCACGGTGCCCGGCGATAAGAGTATTTCCCATCGCGGGCTGATCTTGGGGGCCATTAGTACGGGGACTACGCGGTTGACCCACTTCTTAACGGCCGCGGATTGCCTGTCGACGCTAAACGCGTTACGCGCGTTGGGCGTGCCGATTCAACGCGACGGTACCACGGTCACGGTGACCGGCCAGGGCCTACACGGGTTGCGGGCCGCCAATCAGCCACTCGACATGGGGAACGCCGGGACCGCCACGCGCCTGATGACCGGGTTACTAGCCGGTCAAGCTTTCGACGCGACGTTGGTGGGGGATGCGTCGTTGAGTCAACGCCCGATGGCCCGGGTCCAACAACCACTGGCCACCATGGGCGCACAGATTGACCTGACGGCCGGCCACCTGCCAATGCAAATTCACGGCCGGGCGCTACACGCCACGCACGTCGAGATGCAAGTGGCCAGCGCCCAGGTCAAGAGTGCCTTGATCTTAGCGGCCTTGCAGGCGGACGGTCCCAGCACCATTGTTGAAAAACTTCCGACCCGCGACCACACCGAACGGCTCTTACGGGCGTTTGGCGGTGAATTGACCACGACGGCGGACGGGCGCACCATCACGGTCCAGCCCCAACCGCACCTGACCGGCCAAACCATCACGGTGCCCGGGGATGTCTCCTCGGCGGCCTTCTTCTTAACGGCGGCCAGCATCGTTCCCGGTTCGCAAATTACCCTCAAGGACGTGGGCTTAAATCCCACCCGGACGGGGATCATCGACGTGCTCCAACGGATGGGCGGCCACCTCGACATCCGGTTGACTGACCAGCCGGGGGAACCGCTGGGTGACATCACGGTCAGCGCCGCGCAGTTACACCCCATCCAGTTGACGGCCGCCGACATTCCGGCGGTGATCGACGAGTTGCCGCTGGTGGCCTTACTGGCCGCCACGGCCGACGGGGTCAGCGAAATCAGTGGGGCCGAAGAACTGCGGGTCAAGGAGACCGACCGCATCGCCACCATCGTGACCGAACTGCGGAAATTGGGCGTGCGGATCACCGAAAAACCGGACGGCTTTATCATCGATGGGCGGCCGGCCTGGCGGGTCAGCGCCGCGCAATTTGACAGCCACGGCGACCACCGCATCGGCATGATGATGGCCATTGCGGCCCTGCGATTGACTACGCCGACCACCTTAGCGGACGCCGGGGCCATCAACATTTCCTAC
- a CDS encoding amino acid biosynthesis protein: MKIHTLGPSATDSYAAALHYNQVAYAGAATIVGHPSFEEILTDLDAYAHDELVIPAAFKSPTLHASWGDVHYALLDHWTLKTSFITALDPLVVVQRLDADNRIGYTHAATAQLLQRIVSQVDVQTATSKYLAYRAYQDNRGAYVLTNEKNVSLGADERLLKRLTPSMVWCVYQIK, encoded by the coding sequence ATGAAAATTCATACCTTGGGGCCCAGCGCGACTGACAGTTACGCCGCGGCTCTGCACTATAACCAAGTTGCGTACGCCGGAGCGGCCACCATCGTGGGGCATCCCAGCTTCGAAGAGATCTTAACCGACCTCGACGCGTACGCGCACGACGAATTGGTGATTCCAGCGGCCTTCAAGTCGCCCACGTTGCACGCCAGCTGGGGCGACGTTCACTACGCGTTACTCGATCACTGGACCTTAAAGACCAGCTTCATCACGGCCCTGGATCCGCTGGTGGTGGTGCAGCGCTTAGACGCCGACAACCGCATCGGCTACACCCACGCGGCCACGGCCCAACTGCTCCAGCGAATCGTCAGTCAGGTGGACGTGCAGACCGCCACCAGCAAGTATTTAGCGTATCGCGCCTATCAGGATAACCGGGGCGCCTACGTCTTAACCAACGAAAAAAACGTCAGCTTAGGGGCTGACGAACGACTATTAAAACGCCTCACGCCCAGCATGGTGTGGTGCGTCTATCAAATTAAGTAA
- the aroC gene encoding chorismate synthase, which produces MINYVTAGESHGPQLTGILTGIPAGLTLDIDAINAGLSARQGGFGRGNRQQIEHDQVTVVGGLRHGVTLGSPLALTIQNRDHAHWAKIMNPTSPATPENTLRQVTRPRPGHADLVGGMKYGHRDLRNVLERSSARETAMRVAIGQICKQLLAQLDIHLVGYVQQIGQVKTDPQAGLDVAALEQAITQNDLRITDNAKVDEIHDLITATRKAGDTLGGVIRVVATHVPAGLGSYTNWDTKLDGKLAAAVMGVNAMKGVEIGDGFAAAASHGSQVMDEIDWNAEDGWSRLTNHLGGFEGGMTNGMPIIVKAAMKPIPTLYKPLQSVDIATKEVKKASVERSDTTAIVPASIVVESVVAIELAKAITETFDGSNLERLKRTIAEYRDELQRY; this is translated from the coding sequence ATGATTAATTACGTCACTGCCGGTGAATCACACGGCCCCCAACTAACGGGTATCTTGACCGGTATTCCCGCCGGCTTGACCTTAGACATCGACGCCATCAACGCGGGCCTGAGTGCCCGGCAAGGCGGCTTCGGCCGCGGTAACCGCCAACAGATCGAACACGACCAGGTCACCGTAGTCGGCGGTCTGCGCCACGGCGTCACGTTAGGCTCGCCGTTAGCGCTGACCATTCAAAATCGTGACCACGCTCACTGGGCCAAAATCATGAATCCGACCAGCCCGGCCACTCCGGAAAATACCCTCCGGCAGGTGACCCGCCCACGGCCCGGTCACGCCGATTTGGTCGGGGGCATGAAGTACGGTCACCGCGATTTGCGGAACGTTTTGGAACGCTCCTCGGCCAGAGAAACCGCCATGCGGGTGGCGATCGGCCAGATTTGTAAACAACTCTTAGCCCAACTCGACATCCACTTAGTGGGGTACGTCCAACAGATTGGTCAGGTCAAGACCGACCCGCAAGCCGGACTGGATGTGGCCGCCTTAGAACAAGCCATCACCCAAAACGACCTGCGCATCACCGATAACGCCAAGGTCGACGAGATTCATGACCTGATTACCGCCACGCGCAAGGCCGGTGATACGCTGGGCGGCGTGATTCGGGTAGTCGCCACCCACGTGCCGGCCGGCTTGGGGAGTTACACCAACTGGGACACCAAGTTGGACGGCAAACTCGCCGCGGCCGTGATGGGCGTCAACGCCATGAAGGGCGTCGAGATTGGTGACGGCTTCGCGGCCGCGGCCAGCCACGGTAGCCAGGTGATGGACGAGATCGACTGGAACGCCGAAGACGGCTGGTCACGGTTGACCAATCACCTGGGCGGCTTCGAAGGCGGGATGACTAACGGCATGCCGATTATCGTCAAGGCGGCCATGAAGCCGATTCCGACCCTCTACAAGCCGCTGCAAAGCGTCGACATTGCCACCAAGGAAGTCAAGAAGGCCAGCGTGGAACGCTCCGACACCACCGCCATCGTGCCGGCGTCCATCGTGGTCGAAAGTGTGGTGGCCATCGAACTGGCCAAGGCAATCACGGAAACGTTTGACGGCAGTAACCTCGAGCGATTGAAGCGGACCATCGCCGAGTACCGCGACGAACTGCAGCGCTACTAA
- a CDS encoding MFS transporter produces the protein MNKRTLSLSLYLNYFVHGIGLIILTQNMQALSQHWNSPLATVSYVFSGIGIGRIFAYFIFGNLSDRFGRKVFINIGMLSYLVFFLGMAFVRNIQVAYALAIVAGIANSALDSGTYATFIEMGGNQGSANILIKAFMSIGEFILPLFIATLEANQAWYGWSFMLAAAVLVFNLFFLNRQTFPQRNQADDATAVAAQQLPKSRRILASLGLAGYGYTSMALMILYTQWISLFVTKTYGFGPVLAHLLLSLYSIGSITGVIVIFLLLRTGISERKLLVGMNVGSLIALAVVCYAAVPWLSMVASLAFGFLAAGGAMQIGLNIFLRLYPHIKGTITGTFFTFGSVAAFTIPLITGWLSKQSIAAAMRSDLVVAAAGLGCVAVTAWALRPAHSLETDRQAINQIDQKIVRLLNQRFETVTDISDLKQQAHLPVLDQSREDRVLDRVAQRSNQAAHTPYLQAIYQAIMSNSRAYQTARKTTTHQVAPVAPQTSGLTNKEDLHD, from the coding sequence ATGAATAAACGAACATTATCACTTAGCTTATACCTGAACTACTTTGTTCACGGGATTGGGTTGATCATCCTGACCCAAAACATGCAGGCGCTTAGCCAACACTGGAATTCGCCACTGGCCACTGTCTCCTACGTCTTCTCGGGGATTGGGATTGGCCGGATCTTCGCCTACTTCATCTTCGGGAACTTATCCGACCGGTTTGGTCGTAAGGTCTTCATTAATATCGGGATGCTCAGCTACCTGGTCTTCTTCTTGGGGATGGCGTTTGTCCGCAACATTCAGGTGGCCTACGCCTTAGCCATCGTCGCCGGGATCGCCAACTCGGCGTTAGATTCCGGGACCTACGCAACCTTCATCGAAATGGGGGGGAATCAAGGTTCCGCCAATATTTTGATCAAAGCCTTCATGTCCATCGGGGAGTTCATCCTACCGCTGTTCATCGCCACGCTAGAAGCCAACCAGGCATGGTACGGCTGGTCCTTCATGTTAGCCGCCGCGGTTCTGGTCTTCAACCTGTTCTTCTTGAACCGGCAAACCTTCCCGCAACGTAACCAGGCCGACGACGCCACGGCGGTTGCCGCCCAGCAGTTGCCCAAGTCCCGGCGAATTCTCGCCTCGCTAGGGTTAGCGGGTTACGGCTACACCTCAATGGCTCTGATGATTCTTTACACCCAATGGATCAGCTTGTTTGTCACTAAGACTTACGGCTTCGGCCCGGTTTTGGCCCACCTGTTGTTATCGCTATACAGTATCGGTTCCATCACCGGGGTCATTGTGATCTTCCTGCTCTTACGGACGGGCATTTCAGAACGCAAGTTGTTGGTGGGGATGAACGTCGGCTCCCTCATCGCTTTAGCGGTGGTCTGCTACGCGGCCGTGCCGTGGTTGTCGATGGTGGCGTCATTAGCCTTCGGGTTCTTAGCCGCCGGGGGCGCGATGCAGATTGGGTTAAACATCTTCTTGCGGTTGTACCCACACATTAAGGGGACGATTACTGGGACGTTCTTCACCTTCGGGAGTGTGGCCGCCTTCACGATTCCACTGATTACCGGTTGGTTATCCAAGCAGAGCATTGCTGCAGCGATGCGGTCCGACCTGGTAGTGGCCGCAGCTGGATTAGGTTGTGTGGCGGTGACCGCTTGGGCGCTGCGACCGGCCCATTCGTTAGAAACCGACCGGCAGGCCATCAACCAGATTGACCAAAAGATCGTGCGGCTGTTGAATCAACGGTTCGAGACCGTTACCGACATTAGCGACCTCAAGCAACAGGCTCACTTGCCTGTCCTGGACCAGAGCCGAGAAGACCGGGTCTTGGACCGGGTCGCTCAACGCAGTAACCAAGCGGCCCACACGCCGTACCTACAGGCCATTTACCAAGCCATTATGAGTAATTCGCGGGCTTACCAGACCGCCCGCAAGACCACCACGCACCAAGTGGCTCCGGTCGCACCACAGACTAGCGGGCTAACTAATAAGGAGGATTTACATGATTAA